The nucleotide window GCCCTGTTGTCCATCCTCAAACTCCATGGACATTCCCAAGCCCCCCATGCACATCCCAAGCCCCACGTCCATCACTCTGGGCACTCAccaggcacagggcagcagtgcagagctggaggcagcGCTGCGGGACGCCCGCACACAAGAGGCCAGGCTGCGGGAtgctgcagcacggagcagTGAGCTGGCTGCCAGCCTGGCACGGGACAAACGGGAGCTGAGCCGGACACtggtggggctggaggagcagcacgAAGCTGACAGCGAGGCCAGGAGGGAGTTGGAAGGACTGAAGGCTGAGCTGGGGCGGCTGGGACgcagctgcagggatggagagGCTGAGAGGATGGAGCTGGAGCGGGCACGGAAAGTGGCGGAGAGGAGCTGCGAGGGGCTGCGGGCTGAGCTGCGGGAGCTGCGTGGGGAGCTGCAGAGAATGCGGGAGCAGCTGGGGCAGGTGTGGGGCTAGGGGCAGCTGGGAAAGGTGGGGAGGATACAGGGGCAAATGGGGGGATGCATGGAGTGAGTGGGAAGATGCACAGGGCGATTGGAAGGATGCATGGGTGAGGGTGCTGGGGCAATTTGGTGGGTGCATGGGGTGGTTGGGAATAATGAAGAGGATGTGGAAAGCATTTGGAAATGATGGGGAGAATGTAATTGGGATACACGTGAGGCAGTTGGGACGACTGGGAAAGATGCATGAGGGAACTGGGAGAGGACGCAGGGCTACCAGACCGTCCCAGTGGTACACGCATCACCTGGTGCTGGTGCAGgctcagcaggagcagcatgcagcaggggAGGCACTGGTGCAAGCACGGGGTGAGCAGCAGCGGCTGAGCGCAGAGCTGGAGCGCACCATGCAGGAGCGAGAGGGGCTGGCCAAGGATGGGGCCAGCCTGGGGGTCCAGCTGCACGCTGCCCAGCGCGATGCTCGTGACCGTGCCCAGGAGGCCGATGGGCTCAGGTTGGTGTCGCCGGATCTGTGTGATGTCCCATCCTGTTGATGTTAGGCAGTGTGCTGCCACGGTGTCCCTGCAGGGCTGAGAAGGCTGTGCTGGAGACGAACCTCTTCGAGGCACGGGAGCAGCTTGGGCAGCTGAGAAcgagcaggcagcagctggaggccGAGGGACGGAGCCTACGGGTGGCCAGGGATGGGTTGCTGGGTGAGCAGGCAGTGGGGTCACATCACGTATCTGCTCGGCGGGGGGTGGCCACATCACATCCTTGGCCACGCCACTTTAGCCACTTACGTTCTGAGGCTGGTATCCTTGGCCTCACCACTTACCTTGCTCAGTTTTGGGGTTGTCACCTTTGGTCACATCACTTCTCTCTCAATTCTGGGTATTGTGACCCCCCCATTCCCATCACTCCCCACCCACTGTGGGGCTGGCAGAGGAGCTGGGTGCAGCACGGCAGCAGCTGGCAGTGGCACAGAAGGAGGTGGTGGCCCTGCGCAGGACCCAGGAGGAACACGAGGGAGAGCTCAAGCAGCTGCAGAGCGAGAAGGTGGGCACCAGGGGGTTGTGGGGTAAGGCTGATTTGGGGAGGCAATGCTGGTTTTAGGAGGATGGTGATGCATTTGGGTAGGAGCTTCTATTCTGCGTAGTGATGCTGTTCTGGGAAGCCATGCTGGTTGGGAGTCTTGATGCTGATTATGAGGAGCGACGCTGGTTTGGGGGAGTAACTCTGATTTTGGGGTGACTATTCTGAGTTGCCCTCAATTTGTTGTCAGATTTTGGGGTGATGCCAGTATTGGAGCAACGCCATTTCTTGTGGGGGGGGGCCAACACTGCGTTGCACCACGGGATGGTGATGCTGATTTGAAGGTGATGCTGACATTATTTGGAGTGGCACCGATTTTGGGACAGTGCTGAACGGTGTCGGGGCTGTTTTGGGGcactgcaggaggagctggacaTGGAGCGGGGCCGGCTGGCAcgggagcagcaggagctggcagcagaggtggCAGCAGCACGGCGACAGCGGGATGAAGGGGTGCTGCGTGCCGAGAGCGAGAAGCAGCAGGTGGGTGCTGGGGGGtccctgctgtgtgcctgctgcCCCCGCTGAGCGCATCCCTGTGCAGGCGCTGGcactgaaggaggaggagaaggcagcTCTAGCAGGAACtctggcagggctgcagcagagcctggcCCAGGCTACAGCCGAGCTCGAGCGGCAGCGACACGAGAATGcgagctggcagcagcagcagcaggtgggtGCACAGCACAGGCACCCCAATTGCAAACCCGGTGCTTGGGCATCCTCCCTGGATGCCCTATTCCCATTGCATACCCTCCATCCCCATTGCAAATCCCTTACACCGTTACCACCCCTtgagcccccagccctgcacagcagcGCTCaccccagctcctccagcaccgCTCGGCGGAGCTGCGCTCGCTGCAGGCACAgttggaggcagcagcagaggccCACGCACGCGAGGCCACGGCTCTCCGTGAGCAGGCAGtggcagcatcccagcagcGTGACAGCGCCCTGCGTGATGTGAGCCCCCCGTATCCcttcccatccctgctgcacCCTGGTTGCTCCATAATCCCACAGCATCCCCTGGTGCAGGTGGAAGAGATGCGGGCGCAGCTGGCACTGGAGGCGGAGGCACGGGCAGCGAGGCAGCAGGCGCTGCTGCGGGCACAGAGAGAAGCACAGGAGGGGCGTGAGGGGTGCGAGGAGCAGCGCAGGATGGGAATGGAGGCACGCAGggcgctgggtgatgctgccAGGGAGCAGGAAGCGCTGCGGCGCTCCAACGAACAGCTGCGGGCGGCACTGCGGCACAGCGAGGGGCAGCGCATCAGGTGTGGGTCAGGGTGATGCTTGGGGTCAGGGGGTGTTTGGGGCAGGGGTTGTGCTTGGGGTCCAGGGGTGATGTTTTGGGTTTGGGGTGGTgtttggagaagggaaggatgcTCGGGCTCCAGAGTAGGGTTCTGAGGTTGGGGGACACCTTGGATGAAGGGTGATGCTTGGTGTCAAGGAGATGCTTAAAATGGGAGCTGTGTGGGGTGGTGAAGTTCTTTGGAAGGGGATGCTCAGGGCTGGAGGATGCACAGGAAGGATGCAATTTTGGAGATACCTGGCACACTACTGTGCCAAGGTTGGAGTACCCTGCACAGACCTCACCACCCCGATATCCCCACAGCCTGCAGcgtgcagctgagcagcaggagcagcggCTGGCGCTGGCAGAGGacgggcaggcagcagcaggcagggaggcagcagagctgcgtgcCACCCTCCGTGGGCTGGAACGTGCCCGCCTGGATGCCCGTCGTGAGCTGCAGGAGTTGCGCCGCCAGGTGCGGGAGGGGGACAACAGGGGGATCCCCTCACATGCAGCTTAAATCACAGCCTCCCCTCGTTGCCTCACTGGGACAGGTGAAGGCTCTGGATAGTGAGAACAGCAAGAAGAGCAAGGAGGTGGAGGAGCTGCGGGCACGTGTGGCACGGGAGGAACAGCACGAGGAGGAGAGGCATCGTGAAGCCTTCGGCCTCAGGCAGAAGGTGGTGGAGAGTGAGGCTGGCGTGGAGGCCACCAGGAAGGAGGTAAGGCTGCTGGAGCCCTCCTTGTCACCCCTGCTCAGTACCCCATGTCCCTTGGTGGCCCCACAGTGATTGCCCTGTGTCGCTGGGTGCACCTGCTGCTCAGTCCCTTGATGCCACGCCTGTCCCCATCACCCCACATTCAGTCTTCCACGTCCCCATCGCCCCACTGCTCTGTTCCCTGCATCACTGGGGATCGTCCTTATACTCCATCCTTCACACCATTTGGACGTTCTCCAAACCAAATCGctccatccttctctccatcACCCTTTTGCTCCATCATCTACATCTCTAAGCATCTCCCACGTctctccatcccatccctgcatcccCACATTCCTTTgctccccagctccagcagctgcagcgCAGGCTGGCAGAGAAGGAGGCAGATTTCCAGCAACGGGAGCGGGCACTGTCCCGCAGCCTGGAGGATGCTCGAGGCCACGAGAAGAAGCTGCTGGCTGATGCCCGCAACCTGCGGCTGAAGGCAGAGGCAGCACGCAGtgaggcagcagagctgagcttgAAGCTGAGCGCAGCCGAGGGTCGGGCACAAGGGCTGGAGGCTGAGCTGGCACGGGGTGAGGAGCGACGACGCGATGCTGAGATGCGGCTGAGtgggctgagctcagccctgcgcTGCACCGTCGGTGTTGGACGGGCACATGGAGGCTCTCCAGGCAAGGGTGAGGATGGCACGGGGTGTGGGGGGCACTGGGGTGGGTGTTGGGTGCTCCATCTAGCTGTGCATTCTTCCCGTGCCACCCTGCCCCTTCCCAATCCACTctgttccctcttgtcctattcTGTCCCCTCCTGTGGCTGTGTCCATCATGCATCATCCCTTCCCTCCTGTGCCACTCTCTCCCATGTCACCCTGTCCCTCTCATCCCACTATCCTTCCCATGCCACTCTATTCCCTCCTGACCCTCCCCATGCCACCCCATCCCTCTCATCCCACTCTATCCCCTCCAGTCCCTCCCCGTTCCACCTCACCCCTCTCACCCTACCCTGTCCTTGTCCCACCTTGTCTCCTGCCATCCCGCCCTGTCCTCTCTCTTCCAGCTGGACCCAGGAAGGGGACACGCACCCCCTGCTCACCCCCAGACCCTGATGCAGCAGCTGACCCCGAGGCAGTTcgtgcagccctgcagaattTCCTGCGCCAGCTGCAGGACGCCCAGCGGGATAAGGTACGCCCCTCACCCCCTCTCCAAGGTGTGCATCCCCAAAATATGCCTTTCTCACCCCATTTTCTCCCCCaggaagagctgcaggtgcGGGTGTGCAGCCTGAGCAAACAGCTGGCCGAGGCAGAAGCACAGCGGgacagagcactgcagctgcacaaGAGATTGGCTGAGAGCAAGGAAGGTGATGGGGCAGTTTTGGGGTGGGTTTCCCTTAGTGGTGTGGGGTTGGGTGCTGCACAGGAGCATCACTGCCTCCCTGTAGTGTGTAGCTGCTCAGGATGTGGGCACGTTGTGGggctgtgagggtgacagatTGTGGGGTGGGGTGATGGCGCTGCACTCAAGTGCTGCACGTTTCCCCCAGATCATAatagaaagataaaagaaaccCCATAGGAGCAAATAAACCTCTACACCCCAGTAACTGGTACAACCCCAGTACGAGCAGTCAGCCCCCTCCTTGTGCATGCCCCATAAACCCCAGTGCATGCCTCAAAAGCACAGAGGTTTGCAAGCCCCGCTCTGGCTGTGGCAGGGTGGCAGGGCTCTGAAGGcaagcaggcagcactgctgctgcaggaggagatgctgcagcagggtgagggcGAGCGCCGGCTGCTGCTCGAGAAGGTGTCAGCGCTGGAACGCAGCTTGCACGCTGCTGAGGGCGAGCGCCGGGCTGCCCAGGTGGGCACCGGGGGGAAAAaccctcctctccctccctgagcagcctttCTGCTGCCTTGCACACAGGCTGCATGCGAGCTGCATGCAAATCCATGCAAGATGTGCACAAATTGCATGCACGTCGCATTAAACTGCATGTGAGGTGCAAGGAAGGTTCAATGCAAGATGTGTAAAAACTGCATGTATGCTTCTCACAAGCTTACACGTACAAGCTTCCATGCAAGCTGCTTGCAAGCTTGCATGAAAACCAAGTGTAAGCTTCTGGCAAGCTGCCTACAAGCTGCCTGGAGTCTCGCATACAAAATGCGCGCAAACTGGATGTAAGCTGCTTGCAGGCTGGCACACAAACTGCATGAGTGCTGCTTGCATGTGCACGCAGCCTGAAACCTTGCATTCATGCTGGTTTTATGCCTGAAAGCAGCTTGCATGCACTGCTCTGTCTCTTCCAGGAGAAGCTGagtgcactgctggcagccaagGACCATGCACAGGGCACACCGGGGGCCAacaccagcacagccctgcagcagcgGTTGCAGAAGCTGCAGACTGCCTTGGCTGCGGGCGAGCTCGACCGCCGGGCACTGCAGGTGTGCAGGAGCACCTCGGGGTGCAGTGGGGACCTATCTGGCCTTGTGTCACCGTGCACGTCCCCCATGCAGGAGATGCTGGATGCTGCACGGGAGGAGCGCGGGGTGCTGCGGGAGCAGCTGCGGGCGCTGCAGGAGGAGcgtgcagtgctggagctgcgcagagaggagctggaggcGCAGGTCCGGCGGCTGCAGGAGGTGGGAGAGCAACGGCAACTGTCCTAACTGGGACCCACGCAGCCCTCCCATGCAGCTCTTTTTACTCTGCTATGCAGCACCCTGTTACTCCATGCATTGCTCTGTAGCTCCATGCACTTCCCTATTACTCTGTGCAGCACCCTACCACTCCTTGCAGCACCCTGTTACCCTGTGCATCACCCTATTGCCCCGTGCATCACCCTATTACCCTCTGCAGCACCCTACCACCCTGTCCAGCACCTAGTTACCCTATACTCCATGCAGCACCCAATTACCCTACTGCCCCATGCATCACCCTATTAACCTTGTAGTACCCTACACCCCTTCCAGCACCCAATTACCCTGTGCATCACCCTGATGCCCTGTGCATCACCCTATTACCCTGTGCAGTACCCTACACCCCTTCTAGCACCCAGTTACCGTGTGCATCACCCTGTTGCCCCGCGCATCACCCTCTTATCCTGTGCAGCACCCTACCACCCCTTGCAGCACCATTACCCCATGCATCACCCCATTGCCTACACAGCACCTTATTGCCCCGTGCATCACCCTATCACCCTGTGCATCACCCTGTCACCCTGTGCAGCAACCCATAGCCCCGCATCATACCCTATCACCCTGTGCACACCCTATAACTCCACGCAGCACCCTACAGCCTTGCTCCCATtgcagacacagcagcagcaggacgaGGAGGAGGCGGCGGTGCTGGgggggctgagggcagagcagcgggGGCTGCAGGAGCGCGTGGGCAGCCTGCAGCGTGCTGTGACCCAGCTGGAGGCTGAACGGCGTGAAGCTGAGCGCTGCGCCCTGCGCCTTGAAAAGGACAACTGTGCCCTGAAAAGAACCCTGGAGAAGGTGAGCACCCACCGCCCTGCCCTGCACCCTTGGGTGGTGCAGCCTCAGTGCTGGAGCCATAAAACTGCAATGTTGTTTTTCCAAGCGTGAAGCACGCATGATATCAATGATGCTCTgatctctctgctctgcacagtgTGTGCAGAGCTGTATTTATATGTGTGCGTTGTGCACAGAGGAGCAAGGTGTACAACAAAGCATAGCATGCACACGTgaatacatgtgtatatatatctaCTGCAACAGAGCAAGGAGCAAGTGCAACAAAACATACAgatgcatgtgtgtatatagAGTGCATTGCAGCAAGCTGTGCAGTGATGCACAGCACAGGCATGCATCTGTGTATTTTGTGTAGCAGAGCAAGGCATGCAACAGTGCAcgtgtgcatgcatgcatataTTCTGTGCACTGGAGCAAGACATGCAACAGTGCATGTGTGCATGCGTGCATATACTTTGTGCACCAGAGCAAGGTGTGCAACAATGCACAGCACATGCGCGTGCatgcatatgtatattttgtgcaCTGGAGCAAGGCATGCAACAATGCAAGTGGGCGTGCATACATATATTTTGTGCACTGGAGCAATGCATGCAGCAACACATGTGCgtgcatatacacatatatgtgcACTGGGGCAaggcatgcagctgtgcacaCGTGCATGCAAATATGTGTGTGCTGTGCACAGGAGCAAAGCGTGCAGCTACACACAGCATGCACGCATGCATTGATGTTATGCACTAGAGCAAGGCGTGCAACAGAGCAACGGTTTGCATCCTTACGCAGGTGGAGAGGGAGAAGCTGAAGACACACGAAGCCTCGCTGAGGTTGGCTCTGCAGAAGGGCCGCCTGGACCGCTCTCTGGGCacatcagagcagcagctggcagaggcACAGCGACGCATTCAAGTGCTGCAGGCGGGTGGCCCCGGGGTGCTGCCTGCACCTTAGGTTGCATGGTGGTGGAGCTGGGCTGTTCTGGGGCTCATCCCATTGCGTGGAGATGCTGCTGCACGCATGGGGATGCCACTGGGTTTCTCTTTGGGGTGACCCCTCTGTTCTCCCCCCCACCCCAGGCACAGGTCTCAGCgctggagcagagctctggggctgcacagaagccaccagcacagcagtgggggGCACAGGAGTCTCGCCGTCACCCCCGCAGCATTTAGGGCTGAGAGCAGCACGTGCAGCTCACCAAAAATCTGCTCAGCGTTCGCAAATCCCACTCTTTTTTCTTGATCAAGAGCAGCACTTTACCCCCTGAGCCACCACTGTCTATTTTTGAtacagcttgattttttttcccccctcctttttCTACAGCTTTTCTATAACCAATATTTGGAAATAGGACGTTTTTTAGCCCACATGGATGTGATGGGAGCAGTGGGGCTCCCCAGACTGGTGCTGACCAGGGTAAGCATCCCTACGCCTGGATCCCACGTGGCACAGGGAGGGTCCTCTCTTTTCTACTGCTCTTTTTGGAGACTGGTTTGATATCGGTGCTATGGGCCAACCCAACGTGGCCCCAACCCTTGTATATCCCTTCTAATCCTCCATTAAATGTATGGAAAGCCAACCTAGTGACACTTATTGGGGTTGAGGGTGGAGGGTTTGGGAACCAGCTGCTCAAATTGGCGCCCATCAGGCCCCATGACATTTATTAGCATCATTATTATGTGACCTATATGCTGTTATTATTACACACGCTATAGAAGATGACTATATCCCAAGAAAACTACAAGCTAAATTGAATGTAGTAAACCAATCCCCTCCTTTCCAATCAGAGAACCCCAAAACTGCCCTCAATTCAACATCAGGACACTGCATAGACTGAATGCATGCTATTCCCCATGTGGAAACTGGGGACAACCACTCCAAACCCCATAGCTGCACCATTTCTCATAGGAAAAACCAGAACTGCCCCAAATGATGCTGTGTTATTTCAAGCAGAACACTCAACTGTCCAAATCCCCAAAGCATTCCCAAATCCtacagcccagctctgctctaTTCAAGGAGCATCACCAATGACCCCAAACCAATGGGAAACCCAAAAAGAAAGAGACAGGAGCCACAGCAACCCTTACGCTTTTTCTCTTGGATACTCTACGCAGCAAACAACCCCCCCCCGACTTACAATATAATaacaaaagtcataaaaataataacaccccccaccccacccccaacccttatttatttttatgtgcaCCAAACCGGACTTTTTCTTTGGCCTTTCATGCACGGTTCCTTTATAGCACCAGGTGGAGGAGCCGGGCTGCGTCCCAGCGAGGTGGGGGCTTCAGCAACCCCCGCAGCTACGGGCACAGGAGGTGACCACGGTCTGGCAGAGCCCACTGGTGGCCATCACACCACACTTGGAGAACTTGTCACGGCACAGGTCGGCTGCAGGGAGATGGAAACACAACGCTCTTCCAGCAGCCGCCACTGCACCTAAACTGGTGCCGACTGGGAACGCAGAGCATCCTCTGTGTTCAACCATCAGCATCCTCTTTGGTGGTACCCAACGATGGGTGGGGATGTCCCTGAGCTGATGGATGAGTCCTTACCCCTCAGCAGCTCTTCGTGGGCGCACACGGTGCGGACGCAGATCTCCTTGTTGATCACGTAGACCCGGCGGAGGCTGCGGGGTAAAGGATGGTTTTGGGGTTAAAAAACCCGAATGTGGTACTGTGCCAATGcgggtggggggtggggggcacAGCCCCTGCGCTCGCCTGTAGAAGCAGATCTCGTTCAGGCACTGCTTGCAGGGCTTGTGAACAGAGTAGAGCCTGGTGCAGGGATACTGCTCCTCCCGGCAGTCTGCAATGAGAGCCAGAgctggttttgtgttgttttgccCCCAAAATACAAGCAGGCTTAAATAGGGGGGAAAATCCATGAGCACTGGGGGTGTGCTCAGCATTGCATCGTTCCCTACCCCCCCCGGAGTAAGGACGATCCATAGGGGGGATGCACGGGTGGGGGAAGGGACTCAAGTTGCACCATTTCTGTGTTAGGAGGAGAGTGGTGAAAGCCACACTTACCCAGAGGTCCGGGCTCTGTGGGCTCAGTCTCAGGGGCAGCAGCTGATGGGAGGAAGAGCAAAGCTTTGGGGTTGGGCATAGGGAGCATCCTACTGTCCCCCAGTCAGGTTTTAGGGTCGGGGCAGTGCTGGAAGGGAAGGGGGATGTGGTCTCTTTTTTTCACCCACCCATGGTTGGTGCTGGCACAACTTCCTGCTGGGATTGCTGCTGGGACTGGAAGCGAAACTGCTCCTCTGGGGTGCGTGGGGTCACATCTGGGGGATAAAACAATGAGGATGTGCAACCCCCAGCCCCCAACCTGCCCCACGGCTGCACTCACCGTGGTAGTCGTAGTAATCctgaatttctgcagaaaaaaagggagaaaacgGAGCGTAAGGATGTTGGGTTTTCTTGTGTTATCGCACAGCCCGTGGGGACTGGGAGCAATGGGAAACGTGGGGGGTTGGGGTGGAAAAGGGAATGGAACAGAGCGTGGAAAAAGGCATTAGGGAAAGCAAAGCTGCAAGGAAGAGGAGGTGGATGAAGGCTCTCACCTGCCTGCTGGTCGTACTGGGAGTATTGCACCGGTTCCGGGTAGGTAATGCCCTCAAACCTGCTGTACTGGCCCTGGACCAGGAGCGCTGGGAaggggggtggagggggaggagaagaTATTTTGGAGCCCACAGTGTCCCCAAAGTGTGGGGCTGCTTTGGGCCTTGGCACTCACCTGGCAGGCCCAGCAGGACGAGGCACAGCGCTCTCATGGTGATGGGAGGTAGTTGCAGGAGCACGGCACAGTCTGGATGGGGGCAGaggaaaaacacaataaaattgGGAAAGAGAATAACGAATACAATAGAAGTGTTGGAAATGCAACCGTCTGTCCATCCAGGAGGAAGCTTTGTGGCATGGGATGGGGATCCCACCCTGCTGATAGAGAGGGGAAACTGAGGTCTCCCAAGTCTGTAGGGAGATGTTGACTCCCAGCCCTTACAGGCTTTGGGAGTGTTGGGATTGGCACAAACTGAGGTTGGATAACTTGGCCACCAGGCAGACCTCAGGGGTCCCAATGGGGTCCCATCCCAGCCCCTGAACCTCGGGTCCTGTGCCCCGCAGCCCTGCCCTGTCTTGCTTCCCACCGCCAGGAGAGCAGCGGATGCACAAGGTGCGGGCTACGAGGAATTGCATAGGGATGAACGGGATCAGCGTGAGGCTCCAGGAGGCTTTCTCCAGCCTCGGGGGGCTGGGTGCTGGCCAGGACCCCAAATCACCCCGACCCAGTGCTCCAATTTCCTTTAGTTCCAATTTCCCATGAGGGATCTTCCGCTCCCTGGCCCCACACACAGAACCAGGCGTCAACATCCTCGATGGGAACACGATGACAACACCCCCATCATCTCCACGAAGGCCACCACCACATCCTCACATCCCATTTCAGCAGCAAACCATGGCAGCCGCTCAACAGCGGCCATCCACCATTGGGATTTTCCACCCGAAAGGCACGGGGTTAGGGGCACAGCACCCTCACACCCCACTCCATCCCCACCAAACCCCATTGGGTGCCCTGCAGGGNNNNNNNNNNNNNNNNNNNNNNNNNNNNNNNNNNNNNNNNNNNNNNNNNNNNNNNNNNNNNNNNNNNNNNNNNNNNNNNNNNNNNNNNNNNNNNNNNNNNGCCGCCGCTCTGGCCGCGGCGGCGATGATACTACGCATGCGCCACCTGGCCCTGTCTCACGTGATCACGGAATAGGGAAGAGCAAATAGTCACGTGGGGCGTGGCGCCATCTTGGGAAGGTCAAACCTCGCGGCAGTGAGGTTTCTGTGGTGGGAGCGGGTTGCCATGTT belongs to Meleagris gallopavo isolate NT-WF06-2002-E0010 breed Aviagen turkey brand Nicholas breeding stock chromosome 23, Turkey_5.1, whole genome shotgun sequence and includes:
- the CROCC gene encoding rootletin isoform X4, which gives rise to MASLLSLQEENRILQQELSRVEDLLAQSRAERDELAIKYNAISERLEQSLRLEAGEQEVAESRSLAQHNIELRRLLDEEQAAYKRKLQAYQEGQQRQAQLVQKLQAKVLQYKKKCGEVEQQLLKKETELEQERLTSQPEEESPNELENALIRLEEEQQRSCSLVQVNSMLREQLEQANVANAALSEDIRKLTADWARARGELEQREAQWRREEESFNTYFSNEHGRLLTLWRQAVAFRRHFGQLRAATERDLVELGQEVSRAGRAAHAACVQLGAHLQLAEGRAGAVQEQQAQQLAQLEEQLAARGRDAERERAMLGDRLAELTAALQQLRKEGGEKERAVQALTAQLQKMARCTPGVLQEASRAQEPSAEEVQALRAELELLHQTLQDITQAVLADDHGSSPGPPRLPCRSLSPAAAVATLGAVHGALRRRHIQLQEAQEVSGNLRRELGDSESRRAALEQRLEQLSTEAGGCRQAQDEAVREAARLRADTELLRSEQGRVEQALVAEQARAGALQRSEAELQLRIQELEEQRDEANRAAEAARQQLEHSTQQLEQLEGQRAAGQQELLRAREALSRAQLEAEVARGEQAALGEALAQAQGSSAELEAALRDARTQEARLRDAAARSSELAASLARDKRELSRTLVGLEEQHEADSEARRELEGLKAELGRLGRSCRDGEAERMELERARKVAERSCEGLRAELRELRGELQRMREQLGQAQQEQHAAGEALVQARGEQQRLSAELERTMQEREGLAKDGASLGVQLHAAQRDARDRAQEADGLRAEKAVLETNLFEAREQLGQLRTSRQQLEAEGRSLRVARDGLLEELGAARQQLAVAQKEVVALRRTQEEHEGELKQLQSEKEELDMERGRLAREQQELAAEVAAARRQRDEGVLRAESEKQQALALKEEEKAALAGTLAGLQQSLAQATAELERQRHENASWQQQQQHRSAELRSLQAQLEAAAEAHAREATALREQAVAASQQRDSALRDVEEMRAQLALEAEARAARQQALLRAQREAQEGREGCEEQRRMGMEARRALGDAAREQEALRRSNEQLRAALRHSEGQRISLQRAAEQQEQRLALAEDGQAAAGREAAELRATLRGLERARLDARRELQELRRQVKALDSENSKKSKEVEELRARVAREEQHEEERHREAFGLRQKVVESEAGVEATRKELQQLQRRLAEKEADFQQRERALSRSLEDARGHEKKLLADARNLRLKAEAARSEAAELSLKLSAAEGRAQGLEAELARGEERRRDAEMRLSGLSSALRCTVGVGRAHGGSPGKAGPRKGTRTPCSPPDPDAAADPEAVRAALQNFLRQLQDAQRDKEELQVRVCSLSKQLAEAEAQRDRALQLHKRLAESKEGWQGSEGKQAALLLQEEMLQQGEGERRLLLEKVSALERSLHAAEGERRAAQEMLDAAREERGVLREQLRALQEERAVLELRREELEAQVRRLQETQQQQDEEEAAVLGGLRAEQRGLQERVGSLQRAVTQLEAERREAERCALRLEKDNCALKRTLEKVEREKLKTHEASLRLALQKGRLDRSLGTSEQQLAEAQRRIQVLQAQVSALEQSSGAAQKPPAQQWGAQESRRHPRSI
- the CROCC gene encoding rootletin isoform X3 — translated: MASLLSLQEENRILQQELSRVEDLLAQSRAERDELAIKYNAISERLEQSLRLEAGEQEVAESRSLAQHNIELRRLLDEEQAAYKRKLQAYQEGQQRQAQLVQKLQAKVLQYKKKCGEVEQQLLKKETELEQERLTSQPEEESPNELENALIRLEEEQQRSCSLVQVNSMLREQLEQANVANAALSEDIRKLTADWARARGELEQREAQWRREEESFNTYFSNEHGRLLTLWRQAVAFRRHFGQLRAATERDLVELGQEVSRAGRAAHAACVQLGAHLQLAEGRAGAVQEQQAQQLAQLEEQLAARGRDAERERAMLGDRLAELTAALQQLRKEGGEKERAVQALTAQLQKMARCTPGVLQEASRAQEPSAEEVQALRAELELLHQTLQDITQAVLADDHGSSPGPPRLPCRSLSPAAAVATLGAVHGALRRRHIQLQEAQEVSGNLRRELGDSESRRAALEQRLEQLSTEAGGCRQAQDEAVREAARLRADTELLRSEQGRVEQALVAEQARAGALQRSEAELQLRIQELEEQRDEANRAAEAARQQLEHSTQQLEQLEGQRAAGQQELLRAREALSRAQLEAEVARGEQAALGEALAQAQGSSAELEAALRDARTQEARLRDAAARSSELAASLARDKRELSRTLVGLEEQHEADSEARRELEGLKAELGRLGRSCRDGEAERMELERARKVAERSCEGLRAELRELRGELQRMREQLGQAQQEQHAAGEALVQARGEQQRLSAELERTMQEREGLAKDGASLGVQLHAAQRDARDRAQEADGLRAEKAVLETNLFEAREQLGQLRTSRQQLEAEGRSLRVARDGLLEELGAARQQLAVAQKEVVALRRTQEEHEGELKQLQSEKEELDMERGRLAREQQELAAEVAAARRQRDEGVLRAESEKQQALALKEEEKAALAGTLAGLQQSLAQATAELERQRHENASWQQQQQHRSAELRSLQAQLEAAAEAHAREATALREQAVAASQQRDSALRDVEEMRAQLALEAEARAARQQALLRAQREAQEGREGCEEQRRMGMEARRALGDAAREQEALRRSNEQLRAALRHSEGQRISLQRAAEQQEQRLALAEDGQAAAGREAAELRATLRGLERARLDARRELQELRRQVKALDSENSKKSKEVEELRARVAREEQHEEERHREAFGLRQKVVESEAGVEATRKELQQLQRRLAEKEADFQQRERALSRSLEDARGHEKKLLADARNLRLKAEAARSEAAELSLKLSAAEGRAQGLEAELARGEERRRDAEMRLSGLSSALRCTVGVGRAHGGSPGKAGPRKGTRTPCSPPDPDAAADPEAVRAALQNFLRQLQDAQRDKEELQVRVCSLSKQLAEAEAQRDRALQLHKRLAESKEGWQGSEGKQAALLLQEEMLQQGEGERRLLLEKVSALERSLHAAEGERRAAQEKLSALLAAKDHAQGTPGANTSTALQQRLQKLQTALAAGELDRRALQEMLDAAREERGVLREQLRALQEERAVLELRREELEAQVRRLQETQQQQDEEEAAVLGGLRAEQRGLQERVGSLQRAVTQLEAERREAERCALRLEKDNCALKRTLEKVEREKLKTHEASLRLALQKGRLDRSLGTSEQQLAEAQRRIQVLQAGGPGVLPAP